The Callospermophilus lateralis isolate mCalLat2 chromosome 3, mCalLat2.hap1, whole genome shotgun sequence genome has a segment encoding these proteins:
- the Ankrd60 gene encoding ankyrin repeat domain-containing protein 60, producing MTRGHCAPAGMTRGLAMRRAAGAGSALPERPLGGAPRQASLPPRARARSQSKQQAGEPVDSDPEVFFLRVRLEDTGEVFRVSNCRGDTTVRELREDLDLIVGIPFNLQRLHYLDQGDMVDDGTLKFHDVVPGGVISLSIWHYDGWIELVLAAVEGDLSKLSCLGITEDSFYQTANSRYLEGEKWKRWTSQRAFVALYIASHRGHYDAVRYLLEQGTNFLDSTPLGRTPLHVTVAMGRLDCMKLLLEHGAPIQEKDAKGETPISIARCVNRKLTEQRLFLLYWLAKGTGKTRIKDLILRQVFQRMCSSLGSRKTSNQWSSKSEAKPKVKVTFAE from the exons ATGACGCGTGGCCACTGCGCTCCAGCAGGGATGACGCGCGGCCTGGCCATGCGGCGGGCGGCGGGGGCGGGCAGTGCGCTACCCGAGCGGCCGCTGGGGGGCGCCCCGCGCCAGGCCTCTTTGCCGCCCAGGGCCCGCGCCCGCAGCCAGAGCAAGCAGCAGGCCGGTGAGCCGGTGGACTCGGACCCTGAGGTCTTCTTCTTGCGGGTGCGGCTAGAGGACACTGGGGAGGTGTTCCGAGTGTCAAACTGCCGCGGTGACACGACCGTGCGGGAGCTTAGAGAGGACCTGGACCTGATTGTCGGCATCCCCTTCAACCTCCAGCGGCTCCACTACTTGGACCAAG GAGATATGGTAGATGACGGCACCCTCAAGTTCCATGACGTCGTGCCCGGAGGAGTGATTTCCCTGAGCATCTGGCATTATGATGGCTGGATAGAACTGGTTTTGGCAGCCGTGGAAGGGGACCTCAGTAAG CTGTCCTGCCTCGGAATCACTGAAGATTCCTTCTACCAAACAGCAAATTCACGCTACTTGGAGGGTGAGAAGTGGAAGCGGTGGACATCCCAGAGAGCATTTGTGGCCTTGTACATTGCCTCCCACAGAGGTCACTATGACGCTGTGCGGTACCTTCTAGAACAAG GTACCAACTTCCTGGATAGCACGCCCCTGGGCAGGACGCCCCTGCACGTGACCGTCGCCATGGGCCGGCTGGACTGTATGAAACTCCTGCTGGAGCACGGGGCCCCCATCCAGGAGAAGGATGCCAAGGGGGAGACCCCCATCTCCATTGCCCGCTGCGTGAACCGCAAGCTGACGGAGCAGCGCCTGTTCCTGCTCTACTGGCTGGCCAAGGGGACGGGGAAGACGCGCATCAAGGACCTGATCCTGAGGCAGGTCTTCCAGAGGATGTGCTCCagcttgggttccaggaagaccTCAA